taaataaaatgttttacatgAAAACGTATATAGATATTCAATATTGAGTTTTACAATCATTATGCTTTATAATAAACATGCGCTCATgcttcttcttccccttcttcctCTTCAAACTCGCCCTCTTCTTCTGCGGTGGCGTCCTGGTACTGCTGATACTCAGACACCAAGTCATTCATGTTGCTCTCAGCTTCAGTGAACTCCATCTCGTCCATACCCTCACCAGTGTACCAATGAAGGAAGGCCTTTCGTCTGAACATAGCGGTGAACTGCTCAGAGATACGCTTGAAAAGTTCTTGAATGGCGGTGCTATTGCCAATGAAAGTGGCAGCCATCTTAAGACCACGGGGAGGGATGTCACAGACAGCGGTCTTGACATTGTTTGGGATCCATTCTACGAAGTAACTGCTGTTCTTGTTCTGGACATTGAGCATCTGTTCGTCAACCTCCTTCATGGACATACGACCGCGGAAGATTGCAGCAACGGTCAGGTAGCGTCCATGTCGAGGATCACAGGCAGCCATCATGTTCTTGGCATCGAACATCTGTTGGGTAAGCTCGGGTACGGTGAGGGAACGGTACTGCTGACTACCACGACTAGTGAGAGGAGCAAAGCCAGGCATGAAGAAGTGAAGACGTGGGAAGGGAACCATGTTGACGGCAAGTTTGCGGAGATCGGCGTTGAGTTGGCCAGGGAATCGGAGGCAGGTTGTGACACCACTCATGGTTGCAGAGACAAGATGGTTCAGATCACCATAGGTGGGTGTGGTGAGCTTCAGGGTACGGAAGCAGATGTCGTAGAGGGCTTCGTTGTCGATGCAGAAAGATTCATCTGTGTTTTCTACGAGCTGATGGACGGATAGGGTAGCGTTGTAAGGTTCAACAACTGTGTCAGATACCTTAGGAGATGGCACCACGCTGAATGTGTTCATGATGCGGTCTGGGTATTCCTCACGGATCTTGCTGATCAGAAGGGTTCCCATGCCAGAACCAGTGCCTCCGCCAAGCGAATGGGTCAGTTGGAATCCCTGTACAAACAAAGCAAACGGCAATTTCACAGCTAGTAGCGTGTTTCAATGAAACGGTCGAGAATTAGGTTCTGTatgaattctttaaaaatcccCTTTACCACTTGGAACTTCCTAAAACCTAGAcccctttcagaaatatttcattatccatatttttaaaattttatctaggtattcaatttcaatttgattttagcAATATTGTAATGTTGTTTATTTAATTCGTCCATTAATTATGTTCAACATATTTCATGGACAAACATTTCAGCAATTACAGCTGTCACttgtttataaaatgttttagGATTGTGAATCTTAGGAAATACTTGGTCTCAAAAAATAACTTGCCAATAATTTATATGATGAATCATGCCCTCTCATCCCCTTCATTTGCACAATATTCATGACTACCATGTTTAAACTATGACCTATTCTCAGAGCCATCGGAAGGCGATGGGCCATTGTAAGTATTTTGTGAGCTTAAATCGCCATCCATAAACAATGGATCATGAAGtaacttgaaattaaaatatggTTCACAATCTAACATGTCCAAAAATGAGTGCAATGTAAGAAATTGAGTGGAGGATATCATCGTTGAAAATACCTGAAGACAGTCACAGCTTTCTGCTTCTTTCCTGACAACATCTAGCACAGAATCGATAAGTTCAGCGCCCTCTGTGTAGTGACCCTTGGCCCAGTTGTTCCCTGCTCCGCTCTGGCCAAAGACGAAATTATCTGGTCTGAAGATCTGACCAAATGGACCTGACCGGACCGAGTCCATGGTGCCTGGCTCGAGATCGACGAGCACGGCTCGGGGAACGTACTTGCCGCCGGTAGCCTCATTGTAGTAGACGTTGATGCGCTCGAGCTGGAGGTCAGAGTCGCCATGGTAGGTACCGGTAGGGTCGATGCCGTGTTCATCAGAGATCACCTCCCAGAACTATAAAGATAAGATGTAAAGAATGTGtataagaatttccaaagatcttgctagatatggcagatatattattaaaaacataaattatatatttgagaCCAGCAAAATATATCTTTgtgaaaaagtgaaatataatttcgtTAGAAGCgtatatatttttgtgaaagtgtaaaaaattttcttttatgaaaagaaacattttttttaaaagcgaAATACATTTTATCTAAGTGAAATAAATTTCTAACGAATGATTTCTTAGACATATTAGACAGTTACGATTCACTTTgtggaaatatatttttcatttttaagataAATGTCAttcgttaaaaaaaattaaaaaaacaaaacatctaCAGTGCAatgatattttaatttattctcCCATGACGTGCCATAGTCATCGCTCAGCTGGTATGGGAGATACACCGTCAAAATATTTGTTGCATTTTAATCATCAACCACGgtcatggtcatgatggtagtTTAATCAAAGGACCAATATTGCAGAGTCGCTAATTATAACAAGCGCACTACTTCAGAAGCCTGCTACAGTCAACACCATATCCTATTATGAATCTGCCATtcagattaaaggggaagttcaccctgacataatgtttattgtaaaaattgcagatgaaaaaatgtttgaaaaatattggtaaatgcttaaggaaaattcatcaaagattaATAATGTTATCAATATTCTATTTcgtttatttgtgacgtcatatacgagcatCTTCCCCTGTatcatgaatttgaaaaaaaaaaataaatgacattaTCAAAAAGAGGGGACCTTATTGAACCTTCATCAAATCAATAGACGAATTATTCCACAGTCGCCCCTGAAAAAATGGTTcagtttcagtttcagtttcagtttggtttatttcatttcaactcaaatcaattttaacagcaaaagaaatcattacaaagatataaatgaatatgcaagTATATACAGTATGACAATGTGGCATATATaagtaaatatatacaatagacacagaacaatataatcattatataatctttactatttaaataaatgttgaggaaatggagggatccactaaaaagcagggcTTGTTGAGTGTGGATTCCTCAAAGAATAAGTTAAAAGACAGGTTTGTAGGTATAAGTATAAATGcaagaacgagaaaaaaaatcgtaagaAAGCTATTGTGATGGAATacagaaatgatggatgaaagtgAAAAGATAGATAACCGAGAAGAAAGACTGGTGCACCTGTGTGGATGAAAgagaatgaagggggggggataaGGGTGATGGCAGATGAAAGGGAAGGACatagaggaaagaagagagagagaaagagagaagttgGGTCCTGAGCGCTCAATTTGGACTTACTCTATAAGATTCGAGAATGTGCTTTTTtagcttgattttaaaaaagttcagACTTACGGAGTTAATGATGTCGTGACTGAGTGTATTCCAGTATTTAGGACCGTAAAAGGAAATTGTTTTTTGTGCGAGTTGAGTGCGGGTACGGGGAAGGTGAAAACGGAGTGATTGTCTTGTTGGGTAATTGTGAATGgcgttattttttgtaaacatgttaattaaTATGTTTGGGAGTTCgtttgaattcaatttgtacataaattgccctgtttgaaaaagaaatagatctggaagttttaaaatatttgacttgtaaaataaattgttagtaTGAGAACGAGGAGGAGCATTATGTATAATTCTTATAATGTTCTTTTGTAAGATGAGAATTTTGTCTGTAAGATATTTGTTGGCGTTACCCCATGTCATTATTCCATAATTCAGATAGGGAAGTATTAGGGAGGAATATAGTGTAAAAAGtgttgattttggaaaaaagtgtcttattttattcattataccaATGTTCCTTGATAtagttttggatatattttgaatatgaatgttccatttcaatttatcgTCAATCATGAGACCTAAAAATTTAGTTGAAGAGACCCTATTTAGAGCAGTATCGTCCAAAAGGATGTCTCCAAGTAGATTTTGCAAAGTGTTACTAAATAACATAAAGTTTGTCTTCAGGATGTTAAGGGATAATTTGTTTGCTTTAACCCATTCAACTACATGTCTCAGTTCACGATTTATAGTAGACAATAGTGTGTTTTGGTTCGCATGGGAATAAAATAAGGTCGAatcgtctgcaaataaaatgaaagatagaaCATCTGAAGATTTATAAAAGtcatttatgtatattataaatAACAAGGGACCTAGTATactaccctgtggaactccacaatttATTGGTCGCAATGCAGAACTGTGATTATctatttgtacaaattgttttctattcgATAAATAATTCCTGAACCATTCCAAGGCTTTCCCTCTAACACCATAGTGTGACAACTTTACTAATAGGATATCATGGTTAATTGTATCGAAAGCCTTGGAAAAGTCCAGGAATATTGCAATTGTATGTAAATGTTGATCAACGGCATGTGATAATGTATCGATGCATTTCAATACCGCTTGAGTTGTATTGTGATTTGCTCGAAAGCCAAACTGTGATTCgcaaaaaatattatgtttgtttaagAAGTCTGTTACTCTAATAAATACGATCCTTTCCAAAACTTTGGATAAGGATGGTAACAGTGATATTGGTCTGTAGTTTTTTGTTTCAGATGTGTCTCCTTTTTTGAATATCGGGATTACTTTcgcaattttaatgttatttggtACAATGCCACTAGTGAGTGATAGGTTAAAAATGTGGGCCAGCGGAGTCGCTATTGTTAAGATTATGGATTTGAGGAGACAGTTATCAATTTCGTCGTGTCCTGagcttttctttccttctaaccTATTCACTATACCGATAATTTCCTCACGGTCAGTAgggacaaaaaacaaagaagattgGTTATTATTCCCCAGATAATTATCAAATTTACTGCCAGTTGTCGGAATATTTTCAGCAAGTTTTTCTCCAATTTGAGAGAAGTACGAGTTAAAAATCTCAGCTATTGCTTGAGGTTCTTCAATAAGATCGTTAGTCTctgatttaattttgataatattttgcgTTTTACTGTTTCTGTTTAATGTTCTGTTAATTATTTTCCATGTGTTtctcatgttatttttattaagctCAAATTGCATTgcataataatgttttttcgCTTGTCGTAGTAAattggtcaaaatatttttatatcgaGTGTATTTTTCACGAGTCTTATTATTTGGAttagttttgtatttataaaacagATTATTTTTCCGGTTTATAGATCTTAAGATAGATTTAGTCACCCATGGAGATCTAGGGTATTTTTTATAGTTATTCACTCGTTCTCTAAATGgtatacaaatatcaaatttatcctttaagatatcaataaaattattgtaaGCCTCATTCACGTCTTCAGAATCATAAATTTGTTGCCAGTTAACTGTACTTAAATTTTCATTCAGGCGCTCTAAATTTCTGGCATTTAAACATCGAGTTTTTATTTTAGAATTACGACTTTCATCTCGTGTGTTTAAAAGAGTAGTTCTACAGAAAATAGGGTAATGGTCTGATATATCAGAAATAACGATTCCTGATTCTAAAGGCATATCTTGCATATTagtaaaaatgttatcaattaaTGTGGAAGATCAATGTGTTACTCTCGTAGGTTTAGTTATGGTAGGTAAAAAAGAAGCCGAAAGAATCATTTCAAGAAAATCGTGAGGAAATCTTTGAGCATTGGACTGCAACAAATTGGCATTGAAGTCACCCATTAAGAAACAgtgtttattttgaataattggaCTTAGTAAAATGTTTTGGATATCTCTTAAGAAATCATCATGGGGACATTGAGGAGGACGATAAATCACCCCTATTATTACATTCCTactgtgtttatttttaaccTCTATAAAAAGTGATTCAAGACTGTCATTCATGTGGgtaagattttttaaacaagagtAATCTAGTCGGTTCGGTATATACATGCCAACACCGCCTCCTGGTCTATTATGTCTGTTGTTTGTGagtaaataataatcatcaatattcaaaaGAGAGTTACTAGAGTGTTGGAGCCACGTTTCAGTCAGACCAATAATAGGGCTATTATGTGAATTAAAATGTTCTAGAAGTAGATCAAACTGATCAAAATTCTTGTTCAGGCTCCTTATATTTAAATGTAAAAGAAAcgtgttttcatttacattgttcaaactatttgatttgtattcatttaCCGTATAGTATTTAGATGAAGCAAACTGTTGTACTGGGTCATTGTCATCAAAGTTAAGGGACAACTCTTCTGAGTTTGTGTTTAAATCATAAGAGATGCTGTTGTCGTATTCGGGATTATGTATAGCTCTAGTGATTTTCCTATCTGCATGAAGCTGGAGCAAAAACTCGTCGTCGTCAATAGAATTGAAAGGAAATTCTGTTGCTAACGCAAGAGAGACTGAGGAACGAATCCCAATactacataaatatttttagttataaatactttcaaattcaaattgagcAAGCCAGATAAGGATCCCAACATTTGGAAATAGGGACTAGATAGTGCAATGCATGTGTGTAGTGAGATATAACTAAGTGATGAGAAGAAGACAATGATatgggaaaaagaaataaaagaaaacatgacatgaaatgaaaacataacATTTAAGTAGAGCATGTTTGAGATAAGCGAAATTGTGAAACGGCGGCGGTTAACCCCTGCTTGTATAGACTAAGCTATTTTAGAAATTCCCTTTGGTATTATTCTGCATAATTAGTAGGAACCTGCTTGaacaaaattgtaaacaaagagcCAGAAATAGAAATTAGATGAGTATGATGTCACGAGAAATGCTattcaaaaaaatgtaatggCCTACTCAGTATCTATGCAAGCAAATAAAATCAAGTTTGGGGAAGCGTGATTAGAGTCATAATGAACATACACACTTATTTGTGTTTGGAAGGGGGTGGGTATTTACAGGAGTCTCTTTAATTAACTGTTCAAAAAATTCAGATGATCGTACATATTTGATTCTAATTAGACATTTGGTCACTCAATGAGACggaatatattaataataattaaagctGTTAAAGTAGAGCAAAGAATTTATT
This window of the Lytechinus variegatus isolate NC3 chromosome 14, Lvar_3.0, whole genome shotgun sequence genome carries:
- the LOC121427346 gene encoding tubulin beta chain-like — encoded protein: MREIVHIQAGQCGNQIGAKFWEVISDEHGIDPTGTYHGDSDLQLERINVYYNEATGGKYVPRAVLVDLEPGTMDSVRSGPFGQIFRPDNFVFGQSGAGNNWAKGHYTEGAELIDSVLDVVRKEAESCDCLQGFQLTHSLGGGTGSGMGTLLISKIREEYPDRIMNTFSVVPSPKVSDTVVEPYNATLSVHQLVENTDESFCIDNEALYDICFRTLKLTTPTYGDLNHLVSATMSGVTTCLRFPGQLNADLRKLAVNMVPFPRLHFFMPGFAPLTSRGSQQYRSLTVPELTQQMFDAKNMMAACDPRHGRYLTVAAIFRGRMSMKEVDEQMLNVQNKNSSYFVEWIPNNVKTAVCDIPPRGLKMAATFIGNSTAIQELFKRISEQFTAMFRRKAFLHWYTGEGMDEMEFTEAESNMNDLVSEYQQYQDATAEEEGEFEEEEGEEEA